A stretch of the Sulfurospirillum sp. UCH001 genome encodes the following:
- a CDS encoding peptidylprolyl isomerase, whose amino-acid sequence MSKLKTYDYTKEQLSAFQYAIIKTEKGDIVIKLNPEETPTTVANFATLANDKFYDGLIFHRVIKNFMAQGGCPSGRGTGGPGWSIACECRGQKSRHKRGSLSMAHAGPNTGGSQFFICFVDCPHLDGVHTVFGAIDKDDKESFKVLDSITQNDKMITIEIKDKL is encoded by the coding sequence ATGAGCAAATTAAAAACATACGATTACACAAAAGAGCAATTAAGCGCTTTTCAATATGCCATTATTAAAACTGAAAAAGGCGATATTGTTATTAAGCTTAATCCAGAAGAGACACCAACTACAGTTGCTAACTTTGCAACACTTGCGAATGATAAGTTTTATGATGGGCTTATTTTCCACCGTGTTATCAAAAACTTTATGGCACAAGGTGGTTGTCCAAGTGGAAGAGGAACAGGAGGCCCTGGTTGGAGCATCGCATGTGAATGTAGAGGTCAAAAGAGCAGACACAAACGTGGCTCTCTTTCAATGGCACATGCAGGTCCAAACACAGGCGGTAGCCAATTCTTCATCTGCTTTGTTGATTGTCCTCACTTAGATGGTGTTCACACCGTTTTTGGTGCTATTGATAAAGACGACAAAGAGAGCTTTAAAGTACTTGATAGTATTACACAAAACGACAAAATGATCACGATCGAAATCAAAGACAAACTTTAA